In Novosphingobium kaempferiae, the DNA window CCTAACTGGGTCTTCCTCTAGCGTTGTGGCCGGCTCTCAGGTCCGTCTGCTCATGCAAATATGCATACGGGCTCAGCCTGTTGCGAGTCATTTAACCACAAAAACCGACCGTCCGGAGGCAAAATCGCACCGAAGCGGCACCATCGAGGGCCCCGCGTGTCAATTCGGGGCGGCTCGATGGTGTAATCGTTACTACTCGGTCTCGACCAGCTTCACCTCGTAGCCCTCGCGCCGCAGGGCGGAGACAAGGGTTTCGAGTTGCTGCTTGTCGCGCGCCTCGCACTCGATCTCGGTGACGAGACCCTTGGCGGGCAGGTGCGTGAAGATGCGCTGGTGGAAGACCTCGATGATGTTGACGTTGTGTTCGTGGAACACCTTCGCCACCTTGAACAGCGCACCGGCGCGGTCCTGCAGGCCGATCCGCAGGCGTGCGAGGCGGCCCGAGCGGGCGAGGTCGCGCAGCAGCACGTTCGCCAGCAGGCGCGTGTCGATGTTGCCGCCCGAAAGCACCATGCCGACCTTGCGGCCCGCGAACAGTTCCCGGTTGTTGATGACGGCGGCAAGGCCCGTGGCGCCCGCACCCTCGACCAGCGTCTTCTCGATCTGGAGCAGCAGGCACAGCGCGCTCTCGACCGACGATTCGCTGACCAGCAGGAACTCGTCGAGCAGCGGGCGGAGCACCTTGGAGGTCATCAGCCCGGGCGCGATCACCGCGATGCCCTCGGCCAGCGTATCGCCGCCGATCGGCAGGTTGGTGCCCTTGAGCAGATTGTACATCGACGGGTAGAGCTGCGCCTCGACGCCGATCAGGCGGATGTCCGGGTTGATGTCGCGCGCGATGGTGCCCATGCCCGAGGACAGGCCGCCGCCGCCGACCGGAAGCACAAGCGTGTCCAGTTCGGGGGCATCTTCCAGCATCTCCAGCGCCACGGTGCCCTGCCCGGCGGCGACGTGCGGGTCGTCGAAGGGGTGGACGAAGGTCAGGCCAAGCTCACCCTCCAGCTTGCGCGCGTGGGCGTAGGCCTCGTCGAAGCTCTCGCCCTCCAGCACGACCTTGCCGCCGACGCTCTCGGTCTGCATGACCTTCACGGTCGGCGTGGTCTTGGGCATGACGATGGTGACAGGCACGCCGAGGCGTGTGCCGTGGTAGCTGAGGCCCTGCGCGTGGTTGCCCGCCGAGGCCGCGATGACGCCGCGGGCCTTGCGCTCTTCCGGCAGCTGCAGCAGCGCGTTGAGCGCACCGCGCTCCTTGTAGGCGGCGGTGAACTGCAGGTTCTCGAACTTGAGCCAGATGTCGCAGCCGGTGATCGCGCTGAGCGTGGCGCTGTACTCGGTCGGCGTGCGCACGACCTTGCCCGAAATTCGCTCCGCCGCCGCGCGAACGTCGGCTGCGGTCAGCGGGGCGTCGGAAACGTCCGCGGGAGCGATGTTGAGCAGAGTCTGGTCCATAGAACCGCGCGACTACCGGATTGCGCGATGAATTGAAAGCGCAGTCGCCTCCACGTGCATGGATGCACGAGCCATGGCGGTTTGCTTTCGCGCAAAAGGCGCTAGAACGCCCTCATGACCGAGCAGACCGTCTCCCCAGCGCCCGCCCCCGCGACCCCGCCGCGTAAAGTCTCGATGAT includes these proteins:
- a CDS encoding threonine ammonia-lyase: MDQTLLNIAPADVSDAPLTAADVRAAAERISGKVVRTPTEYSATLSAITGCDIWLKFENLQFTAAYKERGALNALLQLPEERKARGVIAASAGNHAQGLSYHGTRLGVPVTIVMPKTTPTVKVMQTESVGGKVVLEGESFDEAYAHARKLEGELGLTFVHPFDDPHVAAGQGTVALEMLEDAPELDTLVLPVGGGGLSSGMGTIARDINPDIRLIGVEAQLYPSMYNLLKGTNLPIGGDTLAEGIAVIAPGLMTSKVLRPLLDEFLLVSESSVESALCLLLQIEKTLVEGAGATGLAAVINNRELFAGRKVGMVLSGGNIDTRLLANVLLRDLARSGRLARLRIGLQDRAGALFKVAKVFHEHNVNIIEVFHQRIFTHLPAKGLVTEIECEARDKQQLETLVSALRREGYEVKLVETE